A genome region from Hymenobacter tibetensis includes the following:
- the cbiB gene encoding adenosylcobinamide-phosphate synthase CbiB, with product MDRFRRLAAPLAAGYALDLLLADPEGWPHPVRTYGALIASGERQLNHGSYRFAKGAVLAGGLVGGTFGVFQLLDRAQRHLPPLVGLAINSAWVFYGLANTGLVREGHAVFAALENNGLEAGRRQLARIVGRDTTQLDVQQIRTAVLESLAENLSDGVVAPLLYYALAGVPGLMAYKMVNTLDSMLGYHSPRYEQFGKFAARLDDVANLVPARLTAGLLAALGGSWRGFQFIFRYGHQHKSPNAGYPEAALAGVLNCRFGGPNTYHGQLVVKPYIGNNPRLLAATEINRVAQLNHAVCAVLVAGIVGLLWHRRTPRAGLE from the coding sequence CCGATTAGCCGCACCGCTGGCCGCTGGCTACGCCCTCGATTTACTGCTGGCCGACCCGGAAGGATGGCCCCACCCGGTGCGCACCTACGGTGCACTCATTGCCTCCGGCGAGCGGCAACTCAACCACGGCTCGTACCGCTTTGCCAAAGGCGCGGTGCTGGCAGGTGGCCTGGTAGGCGGTACTTTTGGCGTGTTCCAGCTCCTGGACCGCGCCCAACGCCACCTGCCGCCGCTAGTGGGCCTTGCCATTAACAGCGCGTGGGTGTTCTATGGCTTGGCGAATACGGGGCTGGTGCGCGAAGGCCATGCGGTGTTTGCGGCGTTGGAAAACAACGGCCTGGAAGCCGGGCGCCGGCAACTCGCCCGCATTGTCGGGCGCGACACAACCCAGCTGGATGTGCAGCAGATTCGGACGGCAGTGCTGGAAAGCCTGGCCGAAAACCTCAGCGACGGAGTGGTTGCCCCGTTGTTGTACTACGCTCTGGCCGGAGTACCGGGTCTGATGGCCTACAAAATGGTGAACACCCTAGACTCCATGCTCGGCTACCACAGCCCACGCTACGAGCAGTTCGGCAAGTTCGCGGCCCGCCTCGACGATGTGGCGAACCTGGTGCCGGCCCGCCTTACGGCCGGCTTATTGGCGGCGCTGGGTGGCAGCTGGCGCGGTTTTCAGTTTATCTTCCGGTATGGGCACCAGCACAAAAGCCCTAACGCCGGCTATCCGGAGGCGGCCCTAGCGGGGGTGCTGAACTGCCGGTTCGGCGGGCCGAATACCTACCACGGCCAACTAGTGGTCAAGCCCTACATCGGTAACAACCCGCGCCTGCTGGCGGCCACCGAAATCAACCGGGTAGCCCAACTGAACCATGCCGTGTGCGCCGTGTTGGTGGCAGGCATTGTGGGCCTACTGTGGCACCGACGCACCCCCAGAGCTGGCCTCGAGTAA
- a CDS encoding cobyrinate a,c-diamide synthase has translation MPLPSPAEKSQFLLAAPASGNGKTTLTLGLLRALARRGLVVQPFKCGPDYLDTHHHTQAAGRPSLNLDVFMASSAHTQATYAQYAAAADVALVEGVMGLFDGANRMQGSAADVAEQLGIPVVLVVNAKAMAYSVAPLLYGFKNFYPGIQLIGAIFNFVNTASHYSFLREACQDVGVEALGYLPNNPAFVIPSRHLGLSIDTHIQYETIVDALADALPQTVDLDRLLEVTRRAVPTTPTKAPSKRNTPRRRIAVARDAAFTFTYHQNVQALAEFGEVSYFSPLTDAALPAGIDFLYLPGGYPELFAAELHNNETMRASVAAYCQAGGTTYAECGGLMYLGTDLVDTHGQAFAMVGVLPCTTSLENAKMTLGYRVVEWNGLTVKGHEFHYSQLQDHGLTPEAAHITSAKGVPVPVQLYRQGNVWASYVHLYWAENTAFIEQLLEASSGGASVPQ, from the coding sequence GTGCCGTTACCTTCCCCTGCTGAAAAATCTCAGTTTCTGCTGGCAGCCCCCGCCAGCGGCAACGGCAAAACCACCCTCACGCTGGGCCTGCTGCGCGCCCTGGCCCGGCGCGGGCTGGTAGTGCAGCCCTTCAAGTGCGGCCCCGATTACCTGGATACGCACCATCATACCCAGGCTGCAGGCCGCCCGAGCCTCAACTTGGATGTGTTTATGGCTTCGAGCGCGCACACCCAGGCCACCTACGCCCAGTACGCCGCCGCGGCCGACGTAGCGTTGGTAGAGGGCGTAATGGGCCTCTTCGATGGCGCCAACCGCATGCAAGGCAGTGCCGCCGACGTAGCCGAGCAGCTCGGTATTCCGGTGGTGCTGGTAGTGAATGCTAAGGCCATGGCTTACTCGGTGGCGCCACTGTTGTATGGGTTCAAGAACTTTTACCCAGGCATCCAGCTGATAGGGGCCATTTTCAACTTCGTAAACACCGCTTCGCACTACAGTTTTCTGCGCGAAGCCTGCCAGGACGTGGGCGTGGAAGCGTTGGGCTATCTGCCCAACAACCCGGCTTTCGTCATTCCTTCCCGCCACCTGGGGTTGTCCATCGACACCCATATTCAGTACGAAACCATTGTGGACGCCCTGGCCGATGCCCTGCCGCAAACGGTGGACCTCGACCGGCTACTCGAAGTCACGCGCCGAGCGGTGCCCACCACTCCTACGAAAGCGCCCAGCAAAAGGAACACGCCCCGCCGCCGCATTGCCGTGGCCCGCGACGCAGCATTCACCTTCACCTATCACCAGAATGTGCAGGCGCTGGCTGAGTTCGGCGAGGTAAGCTACTTCAGCCCCCTAACCGATGCAGCCTTACCTGCCGGCATCGACTTTCTGTACCTGCCCGGCGGCTACCCGGAGCTGTTTGCCGCCGAGCTGCACAACAACGAAACCATGCGCGCCAGTGTGGCCGCGTATTGCCAGGCGGGCGGCACCACGTACGCCGAATGTGGCGGGCTGATGTACCTGGGCACTGACCTGGTTGACACGCACGGACAGGCTTTTGCCATGGTGGGCGTGCTGCCGTGCACTACCTCCCTGGAAAACGCCAAAATGACCCTAGGCTACCGTGTAGTGGAATGGAACGGCCTGACCGTGAAGGGGCACGAGTTTCATTACTCGCAGCTGCAAGACCACGGCCTAACGCCTGAAGCGGCCCATATTACCAGTGCCAAAGGCGTACCCGTGCCCGTGCAGCTTTACCGGCAGGGCAACGTGTGGGCTTCCTACGTGCACCTGTACTGGGCTGAAAATACCGCCTTTATCGAGCAGTTACTCGAGGCCAGCTCTGGGGGTGCGTCGGTGCCACAGTAG
- a CDS encoding AAA family ATPase, with amino-acid sequence MPLYVISGGPGAGKTTLLAALCQAGFAGAEEVSRQLIRELVAQDSELVPWRNLAGFAELALARMVTQHQEATRRGGVTFCDRGLPDIIAYLEVAGLPVPPPYYAAVKAHAYQTPVFMLPPWLEIYVNDAERWQTFAEAQALYNALQHTYQRLGFTTVELPKTSVAVRVEFVRQLIETQ; translated from the coding sequence ATGCCCCTCTACGTAATTTCGGGTGGCCCCGGGGCCGGCAAAACTACCCTGCTCGCTGCGCTATGCCAAGCCGGCTTTGCGGGAGCCGAGGAAGTTTCGCGCCAGCTCATTCGCGAATTGGTGGCGCAAGACAGCGAGCTAGTGCCGTGGCGCAACCTGGCCGGCTTTGCCGAACTAGCCCTGGCCCGCATGGTAACCCAGCACCAAGAAGCTACCCGCCGCGGCGGTGTCACGTTCTGCGACCGGGGCCTGCCCGACATCATTGCGTACTTGGAAGTGGCCGGCTTGCCCGTACCGCCCCCCTACTACGCCGCAGTGAAAGCGCACGCGTACCAAACGCCGGTATTCATGCTGCCGCCCTGGCTGGAAATTTACGTGAACGACGCGGAGCGCTGGCAGACCTTCGCCGAAGCGCAGGCGCTCTATAACGCCTTGCAGCACACCTACCAACGCCTGGGGTTCACGACGGTGGAGCTGCCCAAAACCTCGGTAGCGGTGCGGGTTGAGTTTGTGCGGCAATTGATAGAAACCCAGTAA
- a CDS encoding ABC transporter substrate-binding protein, with protein MPHSPLLPGRAGDVPVYLLVCRSVALLGLLLLSPAGFSQTTTPPKTRPKVTAAPATRGRTTVQYAKGFTITYAGNCKVVTILSPFEQKTTATRYLLVPRGTARPAGYPDAQVITTPIRSLVGLSSMHVALASFLGADDILVGLGNFKYASSPRVRQRITEGKIYEVGQGKELNNEQLIARHPDLVMTTGWPGENLTRFQTLAAAGIPVMINSEWVEKTPLARAEWVKVLAVLLNKEDVVNQKFGQVAREYQRLATLGQKAAKRPRVVVGMPFKDVWHVPDTDSYMAQFLRDAGTTYAWDKTKSPQGSLALSFETVSPVALTADYWLHTGSVSTKAEVVAQDARYAAFASFKSGRVYNNNRRTNAQGANDYWESGAVRPDLVLADLLRILHPELLPAGALCYYQQLK; from the coding sequence ATGCCCCACTCCCCGCTTCTCCCCGGCCGTGCTGGGGACGTACCCGTTTATTTGTTGGTTTGCCGCAGCGTAGCGCTGCTTGGCCTGCTGTTGCTGTCCCCAGCGGGCTTCAGCCAAACTACCACCCCGCCGAAAACCCGACCGAAAGTTACTGCGGCGCCCGCCACCCGGGGCCGAACCACGGTGCAATACGCCAAGGGGTTCACCATCACTTATGCCGGCAACTGCAAGGTGGTTACCATTCTAAGCCCCTTCGAGCAGAAAACTACGGCTACGCGCTACTTGCTGGTGCCCCGCGGTACTGCCCGCCCCGCCGGCTACCCCGATGCTCAGGTTATTACCACGCCCATTCGCAGCTTGGTAGGGCTTTCGTCGATGCACGTGGCGCTGGCCAGTTTCCTCGGGGCCGATGATATTCTGGTGGGCCTGGGCAACTTCAAATACGCTTCCTCGCCGCGCGTACGGCAGCGCATCACGGAAGGAAAAATCTATGAAGTCGGTCAGGGCAAAGAACTCAACAACGAGCAGCTGATTGCCCGGCACCCCGACCTGGTGATGACCACCGGCTGGCCCGGCGAAAACCTCACCCGTTTCCAAACCTTGGCCGCGGCGGGCATACCCGTCATGATTAATTCGGAGTGGGTGGAGAAAACGCCCCTAGCCCGGGCGGAATGGGTGAAAGTGTTGGCTGTGCTACTCAATAAAGAAGACGTGGTCAACCAGAAGTTCGGGCAGGTAGCGCGCGAGTATCAGCGCCTGGCAACCTTGGGCCAGAAAGCTGCCAAGCGCCCCCGAGTGGTGGTAGGCATGCCGTTCAAGGATGTTTGGCACGTGCCCGACACCGACAGCTACATGGCTCAGTTTCTGCGCGACGCGGGTACCACCTACGCCTGGGACAAAACTAAGTCCCCGCAAGGCAGTCTGGCTCTGTCGTTTGAAACCGTTTCGCCGGTGGCCCTCACCGCCGATTATTGGCTACATACCGGCTCGGTTAGTACCAAGGCAGAAGTGGTGGCCCAGGATGCTCGCTACGCGGCTTTTGCATCCTTCAAAAGCGGACGCGTCTACAACAACAACCGCCGCACCAACGCCCAAGGCGCCAACGACTACTGGGAATCCGGCGCAGTCCGCCCCGACCTGGTACTGGCCGATTTGCTGAGAATCCTGCACCCCGAGCTGCTACCAGCTGGGGCTTTGTGCTACTATCAGCAGTTGAAATGA
- a CDS encoding FecCD family ABC transporter permease translates to MSTTVRVAATVPQRVPAAAGARRRAAWLVVLAGLVVLGFVLDIALGSVRIPLSAVVDILLGRPGKTPAWEFIVQQIRLPKALTALAVGSGLAVSGLQMQTLFRNPLAGPSVLGLTAGAGLGVAVVMLASGSVAGSFAIRALGIGGSWSLVLAATTGAALVMGLVLALSAKVRDNVVLLIVGIMIASVTGAIVSLWQYFSAPEQIQEYLLWTFGSLGGVVGAHLTVLALVVGVGLVLAFASAKSLNVLLLGENYARSMGLRVGRSRTLIILSTSLLAGSITAFCGPIGFVGIAVPHLTRALLRTADHRVLLPASCLAGAALTLGCDCITQLPGSQITLPLSVVTSLLGAPVVLWVVLRRQSIRSSFS, encoded by the coding sequence ATGAGCACAACCGTAAGGGTAGCGGCGACGGTGCCGCAACGTGTGCCGGCAGCAGCTGGCGCCCGGCGGCGTGCGGCGTGGCTAGTGGTGTTGGCTGGGTTGGTCGTGCTGGGTTTTGTGCTCGATATTGCCTTGGGCTCGGTGCGCATTCCACTTTCGGCCGTGGTTGATATTTTGCTTGGCCGGCCTGGGAAGACGCCCGCCTGGGAATTTATTGTGCAGCAAATTCGCTTGCCCAAAGCCCTGACGGCCTTGGCCGTCGGCAGCGGGCTGGCTGTTAGTGGCTTGCAAATGCAAACTCTGTTTCGGAATCCGCTGGCCGGGCCTTCGGTGCTGGGCCTCACGGCGGGTGCGGGCTTGGGGGTGGCGGTGGTGATGCTGGCCAGCGGCAGCGTGGCGGGCAGTTTTGCCATTCGGGCGCTGGGTATCGGTGGCAGTTGGAGCCTGGTGCTGGCCGCCACTACGGGGGCCGCGCTGGTTATGGGGCTGGTGCTGGCCCTTTCCGCCAAAGTGCGCGACAATGTGGTGCTGCTTATTGTGGGCATCATGATTGCCAGCGTCACCGGAGCCATAGTGAGTTTGTGGCAGTACTTCAGCGCCCCCGAGCAGATCCAGGAGTACTTGCTCTGGACGTTTGGTTCGCTGGGCGGCGTGGTAGGCGCCCACCTGACGGTGCTGGCCCTGGTGGTTGGTGTGGGGCTGGTGTTGGCGTTTGCGTCGGCTAAGTCGTTGAACGTGCTGCTGCTGGGTGAAAACTACGCCCGCAGCATGGGGCTACGAGTTGGCCGCTCCCGCACCCTTATTATTCTGAGCACCAGCTTGCTGGCAGGGTCCATTACGGCTTTTTGCGGGCCCATTGGGTTTGTGGGTATTGCGGTGCCCCACCTTACCCGGGCGCTCCTGCGCACCGCCGACCACCGCGTGCTATTGCCTGCTTCCTGCTTGGCCGGGGCCGCCCTCACGCTGGGCTGCGACTGTATCACGCAGCTGCCGGGCAGTCAAATCACCTTGCCGCTGAGCGTGGTAACCTCGTTGCTTGGGGCCCCGGTAGTATTGTGGGTGGTGCTGCGCCGCCAATCTATTCGCTCGTCTTTTTCTTAA
- a CDS encoding ABC transporter ATP-binding protein, whose amino-acid sequence MSTRIPLLTAEALAVGYVYKKSPRPVAGPLQLALWPGELVCLLGPNGAGKSTLLRTLAGLQPPLSGQLHLADTALSSLSATERARQLSVVLTDRVEAGNLTVQDLVSLGRHPHTGWLGGLSTQDDAHVQAALAATGTTSFARRPVGELSDGERQKVLLARALAQDTPIVLLDEPTAHLDLPNRVALMRLLHQLARQTGKAILLSTHELDLALQAADRVWLLPADGELRTGTPEDLVLSGQFAAAFTREGLAFDPSTGTFALHAPTGPAVQILGGGAVAFWTRRALEREGFVPTAGPAARRVATSADPVLWTTQIDAETPQTHATMEAMLRTLREIPANQPRTAAVPTC is encoded by the coding sequence ATGTCCACGCGCATCCCCTTGCTCACAGCCGAGGCGTTGGCTGTTGGCTACGTGTACAAAAAGTCGCCCCGGCCGGTAGCGGGCCCGCTTCAGTTGGCTTTGTGGCCCGGTGAATTGGTGTGTTTGCTGGGGCCGAATGGAGCTGGCAAATCCACGCTGCTGCGCACGTTAGCTGGCTTGCAACCCCCACTCAGCGGCCAACTACACCTAGCAGACACGGCCCTAAGTAGCTTGAGCGCCACTGAACGAGCCCGCCAACTGAGCGTGGTGCTCACTGACCGGGTTGAGGCGGGCAACCTTACCGTGCAAGACCTGGTTAGCCTGGGCCGCCACCCCCACACCGGCTGGCTCGGCGGCTTGTCAACTCAAGACGACGCCCACGTGCAAGCGGCGCTGGCCGCTACCGGCACTACCAGCTTCGCCCGCCGGCCAGTAGGGGAACTCAGCGACGGGGAGCGCCAGAAGGTGCTGCTGGCCCGCGCACTGGCGCAGGATACGCCCATCGTGCTGCTGGATGAACCCACCGCCCACCTCGACCTGCCCAACCGCGTGGCCCTCATGCGCCTGCTGCACCAGTTGGCTCGGCAAACTGGCAAGGCCATTCTGCTTTCCACCCATGAACTGGATTTAGCCCTGCAAGCCGCCGACCGGGTGTGGCTGCTGCCCGCCGACGGAGAACTGCGCACGGGCACTCCCGAAGACCTGGTGCTAAGCGGACAATTCGCGGCGGCTTTCACCCGCGAAGGATTGGCCTTCGACCCTAGCACCGGCACGTTTGCCCTCCACGCTCCCACTGGCCCCGCCGTGCAGATTCTCGGCGGAGGTGCCGTGGCATTTTGGACGCGCCGCGCCCTGGAACGCGAAGGGTTCGTGCCAACCGCTGGCCCAGCAGCCCGGCGTGTGGCAACCTCCGCCGACCCCGTGCTCTGGACCACCCAAATAGACGCCGAGACCCCGCAAACGCACGCCACCATGGAAGCCATGCTGCGCACGCTACGGGAAATTCCAGCCAACCAACCGCGCACGGCAGCAGTGCCCACCTGCTAA
- a CDS encoding TonB-dependent receptor — MNKHSLRQHPFFSLAKPLLLGAPLLAATVYQTQAQAPVPVADTLQRQRLSEVVVTATRAATERGKLPQQIQVVRRQDIEQTPAQDFTDVLKKNASVDIIQYPGLLSGVGIRGFRPQTSGLNQRALLLVDGRPAGTGNLSTLDLGSVKQVEVLKGPASALYGSQAMGGVVNVVTRKSRGAVRSSLAAGYGSYQTFTVGGATGGNLTEKLDFDLSFGLFDRAADYRLGRGGVFRSWLDGGSATKTYANDSTAQTDDRRADGQRRTFTKLNYYSGALRLGYQLNEHWHVDVRGERFVARNVQSPNDIFYGDLGPSSKDIERQNLDLSATGDYEHHQLFVRGYTSIETNDNYTLSAGANNALIAPYRSFQSEYLWKGVQVKDVIKLGSQRITVGIDRNEATSNSQRFNATNTSIAPFNPNYELNTTGFYAQGQFNFFQEKLIVTPGARYDLITYNVQQTDLLTTFTPGKTTNPFFSPSLGAQYSLTEGLRLHGTIGRAYVTPDAYNVAGFSQTTPNATQQVAITEGNASLKNESSVTWDAGLRYENNTSGFSAGAAFFSTQVENRITTRTTNPVGETTPEGYRVRSRTTYVNANDSRIRGLEAEAGYDVGALADSRYELRLFAGGTSILKAEDVTNNTDGSQTTRGIFNVARLSGNYGLAYDNNRGLRARLSGHYVDRRRDTDFTDISSPQILYPRYMTLDLSAGYTLAGKHTLSVLVNNLTDENYYEKRGYNLPGRNISGRYTLTF; from the coding sequence ATGAACAAGCACTCTTTACGCCAACATCCTTTCTTTTCACTGGCCAAACCGTTACTCCTCGGAGCGCCGTTGCTGGCGGCTACCGTGTACCAGACGCAGGCCCAAGCCCCCGTACCCGTCGCCGATACGTTGCAACGCCAACGCCTGAGTGAAGTGGTGGTAACGGCTACCCGCGCGGCCACCGAGCGAGGCAAACTGCCGCAGCAGATTCAGGTTGTTCGCCGCCAGGATATCGAGCAGACACCCGCCCAAGACTTCACCGATGTGCTCAAGAAAAACGCCTCGGTTGATATCATTCAATACCCCGGCTTATTGTCGGGGGTGGGCATCCGTGGCTTCCGGCCCCAAACCAGCGGGCTCAACCAACGGGCATTGCTGCTGGTTGATGGGCGCCCAGCCGGCACCGGTAACCTCTCCACCCTCGATTTGGGCAGCGTAAAGCAGGTAGAAGTTTTGAAGGGCCCGGCTTCGGCGCTGTACGGCTCGCAGGCCATGGGTGGCGTTGTGAACGTGGTGACGCGCAAGTCCCGCGGGGCAGTGCGCTCGTCGCTGGCCGCCGGGTACGGCAGCTACCAGACGTTTACGGTGGGCGGCGCTACCGGCGGCAACCTCACCGAAAAACTGGATTTCGACCTCTCATTTGGTCTCTTTGATCGGGCCGCCGATTACCGGTTGGGTAGAGGCGGCGTCTTCCGTAGCTGGCTCGACGGCGGCAGCGCCACCAAAACCTACGCCAACGACAGCACCGCCCAAACCGACGACCGGCGTGCCGACGGCCAACGCCGCACCTTCACCAAGCTGAACTACTATTCGGGAGCGTTGCGCCTCGGCTACCAGTTGAACGAGCACTGGCACGTAGACGTCCGCGGGGAGCGGTTCGTGGCTCGCAATGTGCAGTCCCCCAACGACATTTTCTACGGGGACCTGGGGCCATCATCCAAAGACATCGAGCGACAAAATCTGGACCTGAGTGCTACCGGCGACTACGAGCATCATCAACTGTTTGTGCGCGGCTATACTTCCATTGAAACCAACGACAACTACACGCTGTCGGCGGGAGCCAACAATGCGCTTATTGCGCCCTACCGCTCGTTCCAGAGCGAGTACTTGTGGAAAGGCGTACAAGTGAAAGACGTAATCAAGTTGGGCAGCCAGCGCATCACGGTGGGCATCGACCGGAACGAGGCCACCAGCAACTCTCAGCGCTTCAACGCCACTAACACCTCCATTGCGCCTTTCAACCCCAATTACGAGCTGAACACCACCGGCTTCTATGCCCAAGGCCAATTCAATTTCTTTCAGGAAAAGCTGATTGTAACCCCCGGCGCTCGGTATGATTTAATCACCTATAACGTGCAGCAAACCGACCTGCTGACCACGTTTACGCCGGGCAAAACCACCAATCCGTTCTTCAGCCCCAGCCTCGGTGCGCAATATTCTCTCACGGAAGGCTTGCGCCTGCACGGTACCATTGGCCGGGCCTACGTCACGCCCGATGCCTACAACGTGGCTGGTTTCTCTCAAACTACACCCAATGCCACCCAACAAGTAGCCATTACGGAAGGCAATGCCAGCCTGAAAAACGAGAGCAGCGTGACCTGGGACGCTGGATTGCGCTACGAAAACAACACCAGCGGCTTCTCGGCTGGGGCAGCGTTCTTCTCCACACAGGTCGAGAACCGTATTACCACCCGCACCACCAACCCAGTGGGCGAAACCACTCCCGAAGGGTATAGGGTCCGCTCCCGCACCACGTACGTAAACGCCAACGACAGCCGCATCCGCGGCCTGGAAGCGGAAGCTGGCTATGATGTTGGGGCGCTGGCCGACAGTCGCTACGAACTGCGCTTGTTTGCTGGGGGCACCAGTATTTTGAAAGCCGAAGACGTAACCAATAACACCGACGGCTCGCAAACCACCCGCGGTATCTTCAACGTGGCGCGGCTGAGCGGCAACTACGGCCTCGCCTACGACAACAACCGGGGCCTGCGGGCCCGCCTGAGTGGCCACTACGTAGACCGCCGCCGCGACACTGACTTCACGGACATCAGCTCGCCCCAAATTCTGTATCCGCGCTACATGACCCTGGATCTGTCGGCGGGCTACACACTGGCGGGCAAGCACACCCTGTCGGTGCTGGTCAACAACCTCACCGACGAAAACTACTACGAGAAGCGGGGCTACAACCTGCCAGGCCGCAACATCTCGGGCCGTTACACCCTCACGTTCTAA
- a CDS encoding bifunctional adenosylcobinamide kinase/adenosylcobinamide-phosphate guanylyltransferase, producing MQLYYISGGQRSGKSRYAQELALQLSATPVYLATSRAWDDDHRQRIARHVADRDERWTTLEEEKYLSRLDLTGRTVVLDCVTLWLTNFFTDAEYEVEKALQQAQQEFDKLMLQECTLLVISNEIGMGLHASTEAGRKFTDLQGWLNQYIAQRADHAIFMVSGLPLTIK from the coding sequence ATGCAGCTCTACTACATTTCCGGCGGGCAGCGCTCTGGCAAAAGCCGTTATGCCCAGGAACTGGCCTTGCAGCTTAGTGCCACCCCTGTGTATCTGGCTACCTCACGGGCCTGGGACGACGACCACCGGCAGCGTATTGCTCGGCACGTAGCCGACCGGGATGAACGCTGGACCACGTTGGAAGAGGAAAAGTACCTGAGCCGCCTCGACCTGACCGGCCGTACCGTGGTGTTGGACTGCGTGACCCTCTGGCTCACCAACTTTTTCACCGACGCAGAATACGAGGTCGAGAAGGCGCTGCAACAAGCCCAGCAGGAATTCGACAAGCTGATGCTACAGGAATGCACTCTGCTCGTGATTTCCAACGAAATCGGGATGGGGCTGCACGCCTCAACCGAGGCCGGCAGGAAGTTCACGGATTTGCAAGGCTGGCTGAACCAATACATTGCTCAGCGCGCCGACCATGCCATTTTCATGGTATCAGGGCTGCCACTCACCATAAAGTAG
- a CDS encoding cob(I)yrinic acid a,c-diamide adenosyltransferase yields MKIYTKKGDAGTTGLFGGQRVSKDDVRVECFGTLDEANSTLGLLRVKLGNEHPWQPQLHKIQKDLMDMMSHLARPSDAKKTNPNPLPTDGAQFCEEWIDELESQMTSPSDYFLLPGGNEVSALCHVARTQMRRGERRLVSLMAVDTVHPAIPAYINRLSDLFFTMARAEMDKAGVAEEKWQLFLYKRFKKAEEPTKPDQPAA; encoded by the coding sequence ATGAAGATCTACACCAAGAAAGGCGATGCCGGTACTACCGGCCTATTCGGGGGGCAGCGCGTCTCGAAAGATGATGTGCGCGTGGAGTGCTTCGGCACCCTGGACGAGGCCAATTCCACGCTGGGTTTGCTCCGGGTGAAGCTGGGCAACGAGCACCCCTGGCAGCCCCAGCTCCACAAGATCCAGAAGGATTTGATGGACATGATGTCGCACTTGGCGCGGCCTTCGGATGCCAAGAAAACCAACCCCAATCCGCTACCAACCGACGGAGCCCAATTCTGTGAAGAATGGATCGACGAGCTGGAAAGCCAGATGACCTCCCCTTCCGACTATTTCTTGCTGCCCGGCGGCAACGAGGTTTCGGCGTTGTGCCACGTGGCGCGCACGCAGATGCGGCGCGGGGAGCGGCGCCTGGTTAGTTTGATGGCCGTTGACACCGTGCATCCTGCTATTCCCGCTTACATCAACCGTTTGTCGGATTTGTTTTTCACCATGGCGCGGGCCGAGATGGACAAAGCCGGCGTAGCCGAAGAAAAATGGCAGCTCTTTCTCTACAAACGCTTCAAAAAAGCGGAAGAACCTACCAAACCCGACCAACCAGCCGCTTAG
- a CDS encoding type I restriction-modification system subunit M — MNSLLFDRVPRPKVFEDNLWAAADRLRAKSNLKSSEYAAPLLGLFFLRYATNRFEKMRAEADAQNAAKQTGRNVEEPTQTYVRVIGFVVPKEAHYDNTLLQLGPNDSAPEKVIEAMEAFEEANPDAGIVLPKADYRKIPDDVLRGILGEIAGLKITEGDVFGKIYEYFLGKFALSEGQKGGEFYTPTSVVRLIVEILEPHTGRILDPACGTSSNKDEF; from the coding sequence TTGAATTCGTTACTGTTTGACCGGGTGCCCCGCCCGAAAGTGTTTGAAGACAACCTCTGGGCCGCGGCCGACCGCCTGCGGGCCAAGAGCAACCTGAAATCGAGCGAATACGCCGCCCCGCTGCTGGGGCTGTTTTTTCTGCGCTACGCCACCAACCGGTTTGAGAAAATGCGGGCCGAGGCTGACGCCCAGAATGCGGCGAAGCAGACGGGCCGCAACGTGGAAGAGCCGACCCAGACCTACGTGCGGGTGATTGGCTTCGTGGTGCCCAAGGAGGCGCACTACGATAACACCCTGCTGCAGCTGGGGCCTAACGACAGTGCGCCGGAAAAAGTGATTGAAGCCATGGAGGCCTTCGAGGAGGCCAACCCGGACGCCGGCATTGTGCTGCCCAAGGCCGACTACCGAAAGATACCGGATGACGTGCTGCGAGGAATCCTGGGGGAAATAGCCGGGCTGAAGATTACCGAGGGGGACGTGTTTGGGAAGATTTACGAATACTTCCTGGGCAAATTCGCGCTGAGCGAGGGGCAGAAGGGCGGAGAGTTCTACACTCCTACCTCGGTGGTGCGGCTGATTGTAGAGATTCTGGAGCCGCACACGGGGCGCATCCTGGATCCGGCCTGCGGGACGTCAAGCAACAAAGACGAGTTTTGA